One stretch of Nitrospirota bacterium DNA includes these proteins:
- a CDS encoding Dabb family protein encodes MIKHVVMWKLKDFAEDADKARNAKRIKIELEALKNTIPQIFHLEVGINFLEADAAYDVVLFSVFKNEKDLELYQNHPDHRAVAEFIDNVKEDRAVVDYKTL; translated from the coding sequence ATGATAAAACATGTCGTGATGTGGAAGCTCAAGGATTTTGCGGAAGATGCGGACAAGGCACGGAACGCGAAGAGGATCAAGATCGAGCTGGAGGCGTTAAAGAACACGATCCCGCAGATCTTTCACCTTGAGGTCGGCATCAATTTTCTCGAAGCCGATGCCGCCTATGATGTGGTGCTCTTTTCCGTTTTCAAGAATGAGAAGGACCTCGAGCTCTATCAGAACCATCCGGACCATCGCGCGGTCGCCGAGTTCATCGACAACGTGAAAGAAGACCGGGCCGTTGTCGACTACAAGACGCTTTGA
- a CDS encoding ABC transporter permease, whose translation MNSLIQGFVQAIDLILHLDPVLFGIIFLSLKVSGLALLIATAFGLPAGALLGLKRFPGRDLAISTANTFMGLPPVVVGLFVYLLLSRKGPLGFMGLLYSPTAMIIAQTILATPIVIALCQSAIVNVDPIIRQAARTLGATPRQVTLTIIKEARYGILSAIIAAFGRVMAEVGSILIVGGNIAGYTRVMTTTIALETDKGNFELALALGIILLAISFSINSILHAVQKKGTVTVS comes from the coding sequence ATGAACTCACTTATCCAGGGTTTTGTACAGGCCATTGACCTGATCCTCCATCTTGATCCGGTGCTCTTCGGGATTATTTTCCTTTCCCTGAAAGTATCGGGTCTTGCCCTGCTGATCGCGACGGCGTTCGGCCTGCCTGCGGGCGCGCTGCTCGGTCTGAAGCGGTTTCCCGGCCGCGACCTGGCCATCAGCACCGCTAACACATTCATGGGGCTGCCGCCTGTGGTTGTCGGCCTGTTCGTCTATCTCCTGCTTTCACGCAAGGGGCCCCTGGGTTTCATGGGGCTCCTCTACTCCCCGACCGCGATGATCATCGCCCAGACCATTCTCGCGACACCCATTGTTATCGCGCTTTGCCAGTCGGCTATCGTCAACGTCGACCCCATCATCAGGCAGGCGGCCCGGACCCTCGGCGCGACTCCGCGACAGGTGACGCTCACCATCATCAAAGAAGCGAGATACGGCATTCTGTCCGCCATCATCGCGGCGTTTGGAAGGGTCATGGCCGAGGTCGGCTCGATCCTGATCGTTGGCGGGAACATCGCGGGATACACACGGGTCATGACCACGACAATCGCCCTGGAGACTGACAAGGGAAATTTCGAGCTCGCCCTTGCCCTGGGGATCATTCTGCTGGCCATCTCGTTCAGCATCAATTCTATCCTGCATGCTGTGCAGAAAAAAGGAACGGTTACGGTATCATGA
- a CDS encoding transposase, which produces MPNLPLFVKTIKKFLVNLKRHHKDLYEALDKALSDRYMTKQGEAVFSMVKPSESTKTLASLAEDVFTLVEHFRGNEPVVTMTSYQFLIRLLKEQCILARVDTHTTQVSVKENKDVSSDSLQNPSDPDAGYNGYKGQGYQVQVAESYGTSEDTDTLNLITGVIVEPAHKRDAHALVPLIETITELGLKPKEALADTLYGGDENCQKAAALGVEIISPAKGTGPKASSLTEFTINSMNEVTACPMGNAPEHTESRNDKYTAFFSKRICRGCSRKKMCPSKLVKKGRSLRYDDKAIRLARRRVYEESPEFRNRYRFRAGIEGTMSQLDRLTGIKNLRVRGMSSVSFAAYLKAAGINIIREAAYRIREAEGEPAPTAAFSLLSCAVKERLQRVSAAIQCWSSLQWPNMHFAALFAA; this is translated from the coding sequence TTGCCCAACCTACCACTGTTCGTCAAGACCATCAAGAAGTTCCTCGTAAACCTTAAACGCCATCACAAAGACCTCTACGAAGCTCTGGATAAGGCCCTTTCCGACCGGTACATGACCAAACAGGGAGAAGCTGTCTTCTCGATGGTTAAGCCTTCGGAATCGACAAAGACACTTGCGAGCTTGGCTGAGGACGTTTTCACCCTTGTGGAACATTTCAGGGGAAATGAGCCGGTCGTCACCATGACCAGTTATCAGTTCCTTATCCGGCTGCTCAAGGAACAGTGCATCCTGGCGCGTGTTGATACGCATACCACTCAGGTCTCGGTCAAAGAGAACAAAGACGTTTCGTCTGACTCATTGCAGAACCCTTCCGACCCTGATGCCGGGTATAACGGCTATAAGGGCCAAGGCTATCAGGTGCAGGTCGCCGAAAGCTACGGTACTTCCGAAGATACCGACACCCTGAATTTGATCACCGGTGTGATCGTCGAACCTGCACACAAGCGCGACGCTCATGCCCTGGTCCCTCTCATCGAAACCATCACGGAGCTTGGCCTGAAACCGAAAGAAGCCTTGGCCGATACCCTTTACGGCGGTGACGAGAACTGCCAGAAGGCGGCAGCTCTGGGTGTTGAAATCATTTCGCCGGCCAAGGGCACAGGACCCAAGGCCTCTTCGCTCACGGAATTCACCATAAACAGCATGAACGAGGTAACCGCATGCCCAATGGGAAATGCACCGGAACACACAGAAAGCCGGAATGACAAGTACACCGCGTTCTTCTCAAAAAGAATCTGTCGCGGCTGTTCCCGAAAGAAAATGTGCCCGTCGAAGCTCGTCAAAAAAGGACGCTCTCTCAGATACGACGATAAGGCGATCCGTCTGGCACGGCGGCGTGTGTACGAAGAATCCCCCGAGTTTCGGAACCGGTACCGTTTTCGTGCGGGAATCGAAGGGACCATGTCTCAGCTTGATCGCTTGACTGGAATCAAGAACCTTCGCGTCCGAGGCATGTCCAGCGTGAGCTTCGCCGCTTACTTAAAAGCAGCGGGGATCAACATCATCCGGGAGGCGGCATATCGAATCCGGGAAGCCGAAGGAGAACCGGCCCCCACAGCCGCTTTTTCCTTGCTATCTTGTGCTGTCAAAGAGCGATTGCAGCGCGTTTCAGCGGCCATCCAATGTTGGAGCAGTCTCCAATGGCCGAATATGCACTTCGCGGCGCTTTTTGCCGCGTGA
- a CDS encoding LysR family transcriptional regulator, with protein MHKQTKPVRAGKKLVPGLRGRVWIDGTDGTFLGYGRVVMLERIREFGSITKAAKSMEMSYRRAWDLVDSMNRQAKRPFVELATGGKGGGGARVTEDGERAIHLFWKFSEDFEAFVAKEQQKLSADELFKK; from the coding sequence ATGCACAAACAAACCAAGCCGGTTCGGGCCGGCAAAAAATTGGTTCCCGGCCTTCGCGGCCGCGTCTGGATAGACGGGACCGACGGGACGTTCCTGGGATACGGCCGCGTCGTAATGCTTGAACGGATACGGGAATTCGGGTCCATTACCAAGGCCGCCAAGTCCATGGAGATGTCCTACCGCCGCGCCTGGGACCTCGTGGATTCCATGAACCGTCAGGCGAAGCGGCCTTTTGTCGAGCTTGCCACGGGCGGCAAGGGCGGCGGCGGCGCCCGCGTCACCGAGGACGGCGAACGCGCCATTCATCTGTTCTGGAAATTCTCGGAGGATTTTGAGGCATTTGTCGCAAAGGAACAACAAAAGCTTTCAGCTGATGAATTGTTTAAAAAATAG
- a CDS encoding OsmC family protein — translation MDITITFPGGKKVNAEMNGMVIPTDQSKLQGGEDSAPSPYLHFLASIGTCAGIYVLSFCQERKIPTDHITLTERLEYATTPEGKQVLDTIAIDINVPRDFPEKYHKALIKVVDQCAVKKTIMYPPKFAINTIVRG, via the coding sequence ATGGACATCACGATCACCTTTCCCGGCGGGAAAAAGGTCAACGCTGAAATGAACGGAATGGTCATTCCCACGGACCAGTCGAAACTCCAGGGCGGCGAAGACAGCGCGCCGAGTCCCTATCTTCATTTTCTTGCCTCCATCGGGACCTGTGCCGGCATCTATGTCCTCAGTTTCTGTCAGGAGCGGAAGATACCAACCGACCACATTACCCTCACCGAGCGGCTCGAATATGCGACCACGCCTGAAGGGAAACAGGTCCTGGACACCATCGCCATTGACATCAATGTTCCGCGGGACTTTCCGGAAAAGTACCACAAGGCCCTTATTAAGGTCGTGGACCAGTGCGCCGTAAAGAAGACCATTATGTACCCGCCGAAGTTCGCGATCAATACCATCGTTCGGGGATAA
- a CDS encoding extracellular solute-binding protein — MGFLKGISAGLLLTVIVGGIVFASTETRIRCASTTSTQNSGLFDYLLPIFEKKTGIKVDVVAVGTGASIEIGKRGDADVVFVHAKEQELKAVEEGYFVNRHDVMYNDFVIIGPTNDPAKIKGIKSTTDAFKKIAESGSSFVSRGDKSGTHTKELSLWKKVGIEPAGQKWYLEVGQGMEKTQRIADEKRAYTLTDRGTWLATKDKDKLDMVIVLEGDKALFNQYGVMAVNPGKFKTVKYKEAMEFVNWIISKEGQGVIAAFKDKNGNALFIPNAQ, encoded by the coding sequence ATGGGATTTTTGAAGGGTATTTCAGCAGGGCTGTTGCTCACCGTAATAGTCGGAGGTATTGTTTTCGCATCAACGGAAACGAGGATTCGCTGCGCATCCACCACGAGCACACAGAATTCCGGGTTGTTCGATTACCTGCTCCCGATATTCGAGAAGAAAACGGGGATCAAGGTGGACGTGGTTGCCGTCGGCACCGGCGCCTCCATCGAGATCGGAAAGCGCGGGGACGCGGATGTTGTCTTTGTCCACGCCAAAGAGCAGGAGCTGAAGGCTGTGGAGGAAGGCTATTTCGTGAACCGGCACGATGTGATGTACAACGACTTCGTCATCATCGGTCCGACAAATGATCCTGCGAAGATCAAAGGGATAAAGTCAACGACTGATGCCTTCAAGAAAATTGCGGAATCAGGATCATCCTTTGTCTCGCGCGGGGACAAATCCGGCACGCATACCAAGGAACTTTCTCTCTGGAAAAAAGTCGGTATTGAGCCGGCGGGCCAGAAATGGTATCTCGAAGTGGGGCAGGGCATGGAAAAGACCCAGCGAATTGCCGATGAAAAACGGGCCTACACCCTCACGGACCGCGGCACGTGGCTTGCGACAAAAGACAAGGACAAACTCGACATGGTCATCGTCCTTGAGGGTGACAAGGCGCTGTTTAACCAATACGGCGTCATGGCGGTGAATCCCGGGAAGTTCAAGACGGTGAAGTACAAAGAGGCCATGGAGTTCGTGAACTGGATCATCTCGAAGGAAGGACAAGGCGTGATCGCGGCATTCAAGGACAAGAACGGCAACGCGCTCTTTATTCCGAACGCCCAGTAA
- a CDS encoding PAS domain S-box protein → MKKTLGLQSIFRIVLYYLVFGIAWIILSKNVLDLLTPDPHQMSVFQTYTGWAFVIASSLLIYFTIQRELRSRARTEMILRESEEKYRTLIETDNDAVFIIDAETGIILDANKKADDLLGMPHEKIIGMHQKSIHAGEDADQCARILEDGLRNDGVVSGDICVFNRGGRKIPVEVSVTVVERRGKRVIQSFFRDITKRKHAEDLAKERLQRLTALHAIDMIISSSLDLRVTLSEFLDLVIAQLHVDAADVLLLNPHTQTLEYAAGRGFLSKDIQRSRLRMGEGIAGLAALEHRSISIPNILDPASGFRRAPLFESEGFIAYAMVPLMAKGHITGVLEVLHRSPLVLDTEWLNFLEALAAQAAIAINNAALFNELQRSAIELTVAYDATLEGWARALDLRNRATERHTERVAEMTMRLARSMGISEQELVHIRRGALLHDIGKIAIPDSILLKPGPLTSEEWTLMHKHPQDAFDMLQPIAYLRSALDIPYAHHEKWDGSGYPRALKGEQIPLAARIFAVADVWDAMTDELRPYRRAMSKEEIREHIRGLAGSHLDPKVVEAFLKLEW, encoded by the coding sequence ATGAAAAAAACACTCGGCCTGCAATCCATTTTTCGCATCGTCCTCTACTACCTCGTGTTCGGCATCGCCTGGATCATCCTGTCCAAAAACGTGCTCGACCTGCTCACTCCGGATCCGCATCAGATGAGCGTTTTCCAGACCTATACCGGCTGGGCCTTTGTTATCGCCAGCTCCCTGCTCATCTATTTTACCATCCAGCGCGAGCTCCGGTCGCGAGCGCGTACCGAGATGATCTTGCGCGAGTCCGAAGAAAAATACCGCACCCTTATTGAAACCGACAACGACGCAGTCTTCATCATTGACGCGGAAACGGGGATCATCCTTGACGCCAACAAAAAAGCCGACGACCTCCTCGGAATGCCCCATGAGAAGATCATCGGAATGCACCAGAAGTCGATCCATGCCGGGGAAGACGCCGACCAATGCGCCAGGATCCTTGAAGACGGGCTCAGGAACGACGGCGTCGTCTCCGGCGACATCTGCGTTTTCAACCGGGGGGGGAGGAAAATACCCGTTGAGGTCAGTGTGACCGTCGTCGAACGGCGCGGAAAACGGGTCATTCAGAGCTTCTTCCGGGACATCACCAAACGAAAACATGCCGAAGACCTGGCAAAGGAACGGCTCCAGCGCCTCACCGCTCTTCATGCCATCGACATGATCATCAGCTCGAGCCTCGATCTTCGGGTCACGCTCTCGGAGTTTCTCGACCTCGTGATCGCACAACTGCACGTGGACGCCGCTGATGTTCTGCTCCTGAACCCGCACACCCAAACCCTCGAATACGCCGCGGGCCGCGGGTTCCTTTCGAAGGACATTCAACGATCGCGTCTCCGTATGGGTGAAGGCATTGCGGGCCTTGCCGCCCTGGAGCACCGGAGCATCAGCATCCCGAATATCCTTGACCCCGCAAGCGGTTTCCGGCGCGCGCCGCTCTTCGAGAGCGAAGGCTTCATCGCCTATGCCATGGTGCCGCTCATGGCAAAAGGCCATATAACGGGCGTGCTTGAGGTCCTTCACCGGTCCCCCCTGGTCCTTGATACGGAATGGCTGAATTTCCTCGAAGCGCTTGCGGCCCAGGCCGCCATTGCCATAAACAACGCCGCTCTTTTCAATGAGCTCCAGCGATCAGCCATCGAGCTCACCGTGGCGTACGATGCCACCCTCGAGGGCTGGGCCCGCGCCCTCGATCTTCGAAACCGGGCGACCGAGCGCCACACCGAGCGGGTCGCGGAAATGACCATGCGCCTCGCGCGAAGCATGGGGATCAGCGAACAGGAGCTGGTGCATATTCGTCGAGGCGCGCTCCTGCACGACATCGGCAAGATCGCCATTCCCGACAGCATCCTGCTGAAGCCCGGCCCCCTTACGAGCGAGGAGTGGACCCTGATGCACAAGCATCCCCAGGACGCCTTCGATATGCTTCAGCCTATCGCGTATCTCCGGTCTGCGCTGGACATTCCTTATGCGCACCATGAAAAGTGGGACGGCAGCGGGTATCCCCGCGCGTTAAAGGGAGAACAAATTCCTCTCGCGGCCAGGATCTTCGCTGTCGCGGACGTATGGGACGCCATGACCGATGAGTTGCGGCCGTACAGAAGAGCGATGTCAAAAGAGGAAATTCGAGAACACATTCGCGGGTTGGCGGGGAGCCACCTTGATCCAAAGGTGGTTGAGGCGTTTTTGAAGCTGGAGTGGTAG
- the yidC gene encoding membrane protein insertase YidC, with the protein METRRFILALSLSLLVFVGYMRFFAPKLPEKPAAPVQAQQEAAPEQPAQKPVRAAALAAKIEQAARGRDIIIETDLVKATVNTAGGVISGWELKHYRESDKTPVGLVVMYHKIMGQAPKVEAPKKELGNVQLLPVYAGIDKKDMVAPLTMIPLDKELYKLSQVEYRADRDAVRLGMDKKSETLVLTYAGPAGLRIEKRLTFYNDEYKVDVVVNTSGLDGYDLSLGTDFGLADKTSSDASGRVALVDQTDGKVLSEKIEDIKGEVQHAGAIGWFGQADKYFTATIIYGGQGLVTGKRTTAPKEVGDLLTTALTVKEKPEARAFTLYAGPKSYSQLQSYGHGLEQMVDYGWFGILAKPMFWLMKQFYALTGNYGIAIILLTIVVRILLFYPSLKSAMSMEEMKKIQPQILALREKLKKDPSKMNTEMMKLYKDHKVNPVGGCLPMLLQLPFFVALYNVLSVSIELRHASFISFWIKDLSVFDPFYILPVLMGVSMILTMKMTSSTPDPQQAKIMMFMNIAFIFMFAWLPAGLLLYITLSNVLSIVQQLYVRKLIGASGNTPLLSS; encoded by the coding sequence ATGGAAACACGAAGGTTCATTTTAGCGCTTTCCCTTTCTCTGCTCGTGTTCGTGGGCTATATGCGTTTCTTTGCGCCCAAATTGCCCGAGAAACCCGCTGCCCCGGTGCAGGCACAGCAGGAGGCAGCGCCGGAACAACCCGCGCAGAAACCGGTTCGCGCCGCTGCACTGGCCGCGAAGATCGAGCAAGCTGCCAGGGGCCGCGACATCATCATTGAGACCGATCTGGTGAAGGCCACGGTGAACACGGCCGGCGGGGTGATCTCGGGCTGGGAGCTCAAGCACTACCGGGAGTCGGACAAGACCCCGGTCGGGCTCGTGGTCATGTACCATAAGATAATGGGACAGGCGCCGAAAGTTGAAGCTCCGAAGAAGGAGCTCGGCAATGTCCAGCTTCTGCCGGTCTATGCAGGTATCGACAAAAAGGACATGGTCGCGCCGCTGACCATGATCCCTCTTGACAAGGAACTGTACAAGCTTTCTCAGGTGGAGTATCGCGCGGACCGCGACGCCGTGCGGCTCGGCATGGACAAAAAATCAGAGACCCTGGTCCTCACCTATGCGGGTCCTGCCGGCCTGCGTATCGAAAAACGGTTGACCTTTTACAATGATGAGTACAAGGTTGATGTCGTCGTCAATACCAGCGGGCTGGACGGCTATGACCTGTCTCTCGGAACAGACTTCGGTCTTGCGGACAAGACGAGCTCGGATGCAAGCGGACGCGTCGCGCTGGTTGATCAGACCGACGGCAAGGTGCTGAGCGAGAAGATTGAGGACATAAAGGGCGAGGTGCAGCACGCCGGCGCCATCGGATGGTTTGGTCAAGCGGACAAGTATTTCACCGCCACCATCATTTACGGGGGCCAGGGTCTCGTGACGGGCAAGCGAACAACGGCCCCGAAAGAGGTCGGCGACCTGCTCACGACCGCGCTGACCGTGAAAGAAAAACCGGAAGCGCGCGCCTTCACGCTCTACGCGGGACCCAAGAGCTATTCGCAACTGCAATCATACGGCCATGGACTGGAGCAGATGGTTGACTACGGCTGGTTCGGCATCCTTGCCAAGCCCATGTTCTGGCTCATGAAGCAGTTCTATGCGCTCACCGGGAATTACGGTATCGCGATCATCCTGCTCACCATTGTGGTGCGGATCCTGTTGTTCTATCCTTCTCTGAAAAGCGCTATGTCCATGGAGGAGATGAAGAAGATCCAGCCCCAGATCCTGGCGCTCCGGGAGAAACTCAAGAAGGACCCGTCGAAGATGAATACCGAGATGATGAAGCTCTACAAGGACCACAAGGTGAACCCGGTCGGCGGGTGTCTGCCCATGCTCCTGCAGCTCCCGTTCTTCGTGGCGCTCTACAACGTGCTGTCCGTGTCCATCGAGCTGCGCCACGCGTCATTCATTTCGTTCTGGATCAAGGACCTCTCGGTCTTTGACCCCTTCTACATCCTGCCGGTGCTCATGGGCGTAAGCATGATCCTGACGATGAAAATGACGTCTTCCACTCCCGACCCGCAGCAGGCAAAGATCATGATGTTCATGAACATCGCTTTTATTTTCATGTTCGCATGGCTCCCGGCGGGGCTCCTGCTCTACATCACCCTGAGCAACGTGCTCTCGATCGTGCAGCAGCTCTATGTGCGGAAGCTTATCGGTGCGTCGGGGAACACGCCGCTTCTTTCGTCGTAG
- a CDS encoding type II toxin-antitoxin system RelE/ParE family toxin, producing MKIEILEIARREYDEAKEFYETEQPGLGSQFKEQIRHSLLRIQQYPQAWPPERKEIRRYIVHKFPYKILYSIQADKIVVLAFAHLHRQPDYWIDRQK from the coding sequence ATGAAAATTGAGATTCTCGAAATTGCCCGTCGGGAATATGATGAGGCTAAAGAGTTTTATGAAACAGAGCAACCCGGCTTAGGATCCCAATTCAAGGAACAAATCAGACATTCCCTTCTCCGCATTCAACAGTACCCTCAAGCATGGCCGCCGGAGCGCAAGGAAATCCGGCGTTACATCGTCCACAAATTCCCATATAAGATTCTCTATTCCATTCAAGCTGACAAAATAGTCGTTCTTGCATTCGCTCATTTACATCGGCAACCGGACTACTGGATTGACAGGCAGAAGTAG
- the rnpA gene encoding ribonuclease P protein component, with protein sequence MPYAYRKSERIRKNSEFVTTMKGKRLSVDGLSLFYTGNKTGNFRVGIAVSKKLANSVTRNRLRRQIRACIMKTLRDRTLGFDLVFVGRRELVTAGHERIMKAVETVLQRTVLRDRKQESTAP encoded by the coding sequence ATGCCGTACGCATACCGAAAGAGCGAGCGGATACGAAAAAATTCAGAGTTTGTGACCACCATGAAGGGCAAAAGACTGTCGGTTGACGGTCTTTCTCTTTTTTATACCGGGAACAAAACGGGGAATTTCAGGGTCGGCATCGCCGTCAGTAAAAAGCTGGCGAACTCGGTCACCAGAAACAGGCTGAGACGGCAGATACGGGCCTGCATTATGAAAACGCTCCGGGACCGGACACTGGGGTTCGACCTGGTGTTCGTGGGGCGGCGGGAGCTGGTCACCGCGGGGCATGAGCGGATCATGAAGGCCGTTGAAACCGTTCTCCAGCGGACCGTGCTTCGCGACCGAAAACAGGAAAGCACCGCACCGTGA
- a CDS encoding peptidylprolyl isomerase, whose protein sequence is MVQAKQGDTVQLHYMGKLQDGTVFDSSRERCPLQFTIGNGQVIAGFEQAVIGMKVGELKTARIPMEQAYGPHREDMIVKMDRSKLPSGVDPKIGQRLEMTQVDDQTSLVTVTDANETTLTLDANHPLAGKELTFDIELVGIV, encoded by the coding sequence ATGGTTCAGGCAAAACAGGGAGATACGGTTCAATTACATTACATGGGCAAACTGCAGGATGGGACCGTCTTCGATTCCTCACGGGAGCGCTGTCCGCTGCAGTTCACCATCGGCAACGGACAGGTGATCGCCGGATTTGAACAGGCGGTGATCGGAATGAAGGTCGGCGAGCTCAAGACCGCACGGATCCCGATGGAGCAGGCGTATGGTCCCCATCGCGAGGACATGATCGTGAAGATGGACCGCAGCAAACTGCCGTCGGGCGTGGATCCAAAGATCGGCCAGCGTCTCGAAATGACCCAGGTCGATGACCAGACCAGCCTGGTCACGGTAACGGATGCGAACGAAACAACCTTGACGCTCGATGCCAACCATCCTTTGGCTGGCAAGGAACTGACCTTTGATATTGAGCTGGTCGGGATCGTGTAG
- a CDS encoding addiction module protein, translating to MSPTRTIISKALNLKPAEKSLLIEALLRSLDITDPKIERIWAVEAEKRLKAYKAGKIKTVSFEDMFAK from the coding sequence ATGAGCCCGACAAGAACTATAATTTCAAAAGCCTTAAACCTTAAACCAGCGGAAAAATCCCTTCTTATCGAAGCCTTGCTTCGGAGCCTTGATATAACCGATCCAAAAATTGAAAGGATATGGGCGGTTGAAGCCGAGAAAAGACTCAAGGCATACAAGGCCGGCAAGATTAAAACAGTCTCATTCGAGGATATGTTCGCTAAATGA
- a CDS encoding ATP-binding cassette domain-containing protein, protein MKLTVSNIAKAYEGRVILKDCSYSFDRNGTYVLMGPNGCGKSTLLRICALLEQADGGTVTYGENGAVLQPDMALRRRITLVLPRIGVFNTTVSRNVAYSLRVRGIAHAEIESRVNKTLAFVGLDQKKTQQARTLSSGETQRLGIARALVLDPEVLFLDEPTASIDEENTRIIESIINDMRKQNRSKVIMTTHDHAQAERIADRMLVLEHGILKG, encoded by the coding sequence ATGAAGCTGACGGTGTCAAATATCGCAAAGGCATATGAAGGCAGGGTGATCCTGAAAGACTGCTCGTATTCATTCGACCGGAACGGGACCTATGTGCTGATGGGTCCGAACGGCTGCGGCAAGTCCACCTTGCTGAGGATCTGCGCCCTGCTCGAGCAGGCGGACGGAGGGACGGTCACCTATGGTGAGAACGGCGCAGTGCTTCAGCCTGATATGGCGCTCAGACGACGGATCACACTCGTCCTGCCCAGGATCGGCGTGTTCAACACAACCGTGTCACGGAACGTGGCATATTCCCTGCGAGTCAGGGGGATTGCTCATGCCGAGATCGAGTCCCGGGTGAACAAGACACTTGCTTTCGTCGGCCTCGACCAAAAGAAGACCCAGCAGGCGAGGACCCTTTCAAGCGGCGAAACCCAGCGTCTCGGCATTGCGCGCGCCCTCGTTCTTGATCCGGAGGTACTCTTCCTTGATGAACCGACCGCGTCCATTGACGAAGAAAACACCCGGATTATCGAATCCATTATCAATGACATGAGAAAACAGAACCGGTCCAAGGTCATCATGACGACCCACGATCACGCCCAGGCTGAGCGGATCGCGGACAGGATGCTGGTGCTGGAGCATGGGATTTTAAAAGGATAG
- a CDS encoding class I SAM-dependent methyltransferase, translating into MPGVNNFEKNVQQYEEWFVDNPFAYVSELHAVQKLLPVKGSGIEIGMGTGRFSAPLGIKQGIEPSRSMAEVAKKKGLDVLSGVAENLPYKDSEFDFCLMVTTVCFLDDIDRAFQEAYRVLNPRGSFIIGFVDKNSPIGNTYQQQKNESLFYKAATFYSVDDLLVHLKKAGFLKFRFCQTLFGPLQDMQEPSEVKEGFGEGSFVVIRADKSEEDM; encoded by the coding sequence ATGCCCGGCGTAAATAACTTTGAAAAGAACGTGCAACAATACGAAGAGTGGTTTGTCGATAATCCCTTTGCCTACGTGTCCGAGCTCCATGCCGTGCAGAAACTGCTTCCGGTGAAGGGGAGCGGGATCGAGATCGGCATGGGAACCGGCCGTTTTTCAGCGCCGCTCGGGATCAAGCAGGGGATCGAACCGTCGCGCTCCATGGCAGAGGTCGCGAAGAAAAAGGGGCTCGACGTCCTCTCCGGTGTAGCCGAGAACCTGCCGTACAAGGATTCAGAATTCGATTTCTGCCTCATGGTCACCACGGTCTGTTTTCTTGACGATATCGATCGGGCTTTCCAGGAGGCTTACCGGGTGCTCAATCCGCGCGGCTCGTTCATCATCGGATTCGTGGACAAGAACAGCCCCATCGGTAATACATACCAACAGCAGAAGAACGAGAGCCTGTTCTACAAGGCAGCCACATTCTATTCCGTCGATGACCTTCTCGTTCATCTCAAAAAGGCCGGGTTCCTGAAATTCCGCTTTTGCCAGACGCTCTTCGGTCCTCTGCAGGACATGCAGGAACCGTCAGAAGTTAAAGAAGGGTTCGGTGAAGGTTCGTTCGTGGTGATCAGGGCGGATAAATCTGAAGAGGATATGTAG
- the rpmH gene encoding 50S ribosomal protein L34, which produces MSETTAQKSNLKQKRSQGFRKRMSTATGRNVIKRRRAKGRKRLAV; this is translated from the coding sequence ATGTCGGAAACAACAGCACAAAAAAGCAACCTTAAGCAGAAACGGTCACAGGGCTTCAGGAAGCGGATGAGCACCGCCACGGGCAGGAATGTCATCAAGCGCCGCAGGGCCAAGGGAAGAAAGCGTCTGGCCGTATAA
- the yidD gene encoding membrane protein insertion efficiency factor YidD → MMNRFLIALLRLYKRTLSPMLPPACRFTPTCSEYAIEAFQKKGLFRALWMTVIRVLKCHPFHPGGYDPVK, encoded by the coding sequence ATTATGAACAGATTTTTGATTGCTCTCCTTCGACTGTACAAACGCACCCTCTCGCCGATGTTGCCGCCAGCCTGCAGGTTCACGCCGACATGCTCGGAATATGCCATCGAGGCCTTTCAGAAAAAAGGCCTGTTTAGAGCGCTCTGGATGACCGTCATACGGGTTCTAAAATGTCACCCCTTTCATCCGGGCGGATACGACCCGGTAAAATAA